From Camelina sativa cultivar DH55 chromosome 7, Cs, whole genome shotgun sequence, one genomic window encodes:
- the LOC104700737 gene encoding SNF1-related protein kinase regulatory subunit beta-3-like: MNSQNPDDHEDTTVVGFEVPLSPVSSYNNVYSAAEDETRDPPAVPPHLQHSQLGNPGSMELASAPQNVVLNHLYIENRNAPRSVVALGFSHRFRSKFVTVVIYKPVQRRGNASV; encoded by the exons ATGAACAGCCAAAATCCTGATGATCAT GAGGACACAACGGTTGTGGGATTTGAGGTACCTCTATCACCGGTTTCAAGTTACAACAATGTGTATTCTGCAGCAGAAGATGAGACAAGAGATCCTCCAGCTGTACCGCCACATCTTCAACACTCTCAGTTAGGCAATCCAGGTAGCATGGAACTGGCTTCTGCGCCACAGAATGTCGTCCTGAACCATCTCTATATCGAAAACCGAAACGCCCCAAGATCTGTTGTAGCACTTGGTTTCTCACATCGGTTCAGATCTAAGTTTGTCACTGTGGTGATTTACAAGCCGGTCCAAAGAAGAGGGAACGCCAGTGTTTGA